A region from the Alosa alosa isolate M-15738 ecotype Scorff River chromosome 7, AALO_Geno_1.1, whole genome shotgun sequence genome encodes:
- the gng13a gene encoding guanine nucleotide-binding protein G(I)/G(S)/G(O) subunit gamma-13a, which yields MDELDASQLQREVESLKQQLQTNREKSSVTIADLVKWIEEGVDKDPFLNADSLRSNPWVETGKCVLL from the exons atggatgAGCTGGATGCCTCTCAGTTGCAGAGAGAAGTTGAGAGTTTGAAACAGCAACTTCAAACCAACAGAGAAAAATCATCTGTGACCATTGCCGA CTTGGTGAAGTGGATTGAAGAGGGCGTGGACAAGGACCCTTTCCTGAATGCTGATTCGCTGAGGAGCAATCCATGGGTGGAGACTGGGAAATGTGTGCTTCTCTAA